One segment of Clostridium ljungdahlii DSM 13528 DNA contains the following:
- a CDS encoding nitrogenase component 1: MLINVSGHVDEAGTCTLIKDAAFPEPFVSGLQYNAPARGVWNIVHVGMLIPKSHQIYVCAANCLRGVVLTAAEMGTLDRFSTIAVQENNVLEGDMEELIIEGVSDILNKLPQKPPAVLIFTACIHYFMGCDLELVYTELRKRYPDVTFMDCYMDPIMRKSGLTPDEKMKRQLYSILQPMEINKKSINIIGNNIPTDESSELIRIIRENGYELKDITFCKTYDEYLNMAESCANISYLPVAIPGGDYLQDKLGQKHLHLPLCYGFDEITKNLNTLREYLGLPKKEYADEKSAALNALKEAKKVIGGSKISIDYTSVPRPCGLARLLVENGFNVDRLYADSFTKWDKTDFDWLVKNKPDIKVYATVHAKMGVLDRKCSEKSLAIGQKAAYFTGSEYFVNIVEGGGMYGFDGIARLAGLMKEAFTCPKDVRKLIQIKGWRCGCCL; this comes from the coding sequence ATGCTTATAAATGTATCTGGACACGTTGATGAGGCGGGTACCTGTACTTTAATAAAAGATGCTGCATTTCCTGAGCCATTTGTATCTGGCCTGCAATATAACGCTCCTGCTAGGGGAGTATGGAATATAGTTCATGTTGGAATGCTTATTCCAAAGTCACATCAGATATATGTGTGTGCAGCAAACTGTTTAAGAGGAGTTGTTCTTACGGCAGCAGAAATGGGTACGTTGGACAGATTCTCAACTATAGCTGTGCAGGAAAATAATGTACTTGAAGGTGATATGGAGGAACTTATTATTGAGGGTGTATCAGATATACTCAATAAACTTCCACAAAAACCTCCAGCAGTTCTAATATTTACTGCCTGCATACATTATTTTATGGGATGTGATTTGGAGCTAGTTTACACAGAATTACGAAAAAGATATCCGGATGTGACTTTCATGGATTGTTATATGGATCCAATTATGAGAAAAAGTGGCCTGACTCCGGATGAGAAAATGAAACGTCAATTATACAGCATCCTTCAACCAATGGAAATTAACAAAAAAAGCATTAATATCATTGGTAACAATATTCCTACGGATGAAAGCAGTGAACTTATACGGATCATTCGTGAAAATGGATATGAACTGAAAGATATTACTTTTTGCAAAACCTATGATGAATATCTTAATATGGCTGAAAGCTGTGCAAACATATCCTATCTGCCTGTTGCAATACCAGGTGGAGACTATTTGCAAGACAAATTAGGACAAAAGCATTTGCATTTGCCTTTATGTTATGGATTTGATGAAATAACAAAAAATTTGAATACATTGAGAGAGTATTTAGGATTACCAAAAAAAGAATATGCAGATGAAAAGTCAGCAGCTTTAAATGCTTTGAAAGAAGCAAAAAAAGTCATTGGTGGTTCAAAGATCTCCATAGATTATACATCTGTTCCAAGACCTTGTGGACTTGCACGATTGCTTGTAGAAAATGGATTTAATGTGGACAGGCTATATGCAGATTCATTTACAAAATGGGACAAGACAGATTTTGACTGGCTTGTAAAAAACAAACCTGATATTAAAGTGTATGCTACAGTACATGCAAAGATGGGTGTTCTGGATAGAAAATGTAGTGAAAAGAGCCTTGCAATAGGACAAAAGGCTGCTTATTTTACAGGAAGTGAATACTTTGTAAATATAGTAGAAGGCGGCGGCATGTACGGTTTTGATGGAATTGCGAGACTTGCTGGACTTATGAAAGAAGCTTTTACATGTCCTAAAGATGTACGAAAGCTTATACAAATCAAAGGATGGAGGTGTGGTTGCTGCTTATGA
- a CDS encoding AAA family ATPase: MIKIAVYGKGGIGKSTTVSNISAALSDKGIRVMQIGCDPKADSTVSLHEKRNVNTVLELVREKKNNFDLEDMVTVGYNGVICVEAGGPNPGLGCAGRGIIAALEKLKEKGAYEIYKPDVVIYDVLGDVVCGGFSMPMRKGYADKVFIITSGENMAIHAAANIAMAIENFKNRGYAGLGGLILNRKDVKNEYEKVDELAEDIHSEIVGTLDRSEAVQEAETLNKTVIEAFPESDMAKQYRKLAEIIMRICGKEISCL; this comes from the coding sequence ATGATAAAAATTGCAGTGTATGGAAAAGGTGGCATTGGAAAATCTACAACAGTTTCTAACATATCAGCTGCACTTTCTGATAAAGGAATAAGGGTTATGCAGATAGGATGCGACCCTAAAGCTGATTCTACAGTTTCACTTCATGAAAAAAGAAACGTGAATACGGTGCTTGAACTTGTAAGAGAAAAGAAGAATAATTTTGATTTAGAAGATATGGTCACTGTTGGTTATAATGGTGTCATATGTGTGGAAGCAGGTGGACCTAATCCAGGCCTTGGATGTGCAGGCAGGGGAATTATAGCAGCACTTGAAAAATTGAAAGAAAAGGGTGCTTATGAGATATATAAACCAGATGTGGTAATATATGATGTATTGGGAGATGTAGTATGTGGAGGGTTTTCTATGCCAATGCGTAAGGGCTATGCAGATAAAGTATTTATTATAACCTCAGGTGAAAACATGGCTATTCATGCAGCCGCCAATATTGCAATGGCTATAGAAAATTTTAAAAACAGGGGTTATGCTGGTCTTGGAGGTCTTATTCTTAACAGAAAAGATGTGAAAAATGAATATGAAAAAGTGGACGAATTGGCAGAGGATATTCATTCAGAAATAGTTGGCACTCTGGACAGAAGTGAAGCCGTCCAGGAGGCAGAAACCTTGAACAAGACGGTAATAGAAGCATTTCCTGAAAGTGATATGGCAAAACAGTATAGAAAGCTGGCAGAGATTATCATGAGGATATGTGGAAAGGAGATATCATGCTTATAA
- the hypE gene encoding hydrogenase expression/formation protein HypE, protein MDKTVTLAHGAGGRQTSELIDQVFRAHFLNPDLTADDAAVLNIKGGKLAFTTDGFIVSPSEFPGGNIGKLSICGTVNDLSCMGAKPLYLSCAFVIEEGFPMDKLEKIAAAMEKTAKEAGVKIAAGDTKVAGKGQVDGVFITTTGIGQIMDDANTSGFNAKPGDAIIVTGDIGRHGCTVLLARDEFGIEADVTSDCAPLWGTVKAMFDTSKDIHVIRDATRGGVGTVLYEIAEQSKVGIRLDSKSIPVADGVKGVCGMLGLEPLYLACEGRLVVFAPKEIAPKLVDTLHKGKYSKDAAIIGEVTCDMPGRVIVKTEIGAETLLPPPGGELLPRIC, encoded by the coding sequence ATGGATAAAACAGTTACACTAGCTCATGGAGCTGGAGGAAGACAAACATCAGAATTAATAGATCAGGTTTTTAGAGCTCATTTTTTGAATCCTGATCTCACAGCAGATGATGCTGCAGTATTGAATATTAAGGGAGGTAAACTAGCTTTTACAACAGATGGATTTATTGTTTCTCCATCGGAATTTCCGGGTGGAAATATTGGTAAATTAAGCATTTGCGGTACAGTAAATGACTTATCCTGTATGGGAGCGAAACCTCTGTATTTGTCCTGTGCCTTTGTCATTGAAGAGGGCTTTCCAATGGATAAGTTAGAAAAAATTGCAGCAGCTATGGAAAAGACTGCAAAGGAAGCAGGGGTAAAAATAGCCGCAGGAGATACAAAGGTTGCTGGAAAAGGACAAGTTGATGGAGTATTTATAACAACAACAGGTATAGGACAGATTATGGATGATGCTAATACCTCTGGTTTTAATGCAAAACCAGGCGATGCGATTATTGTAACCGGTGATATAGGACGTCATGGATGTACTGTTTTACTGGCACGAGATGAGTTTGGAATTGAAGCAGATGTAACCAGCGATTGTGCACCATTATGGGGTACAGTAAAAGCTATGTTTGATACGTCAAAAGATATTCATGTAATCAGAGACGCTACACGTGGAGGTGTCGGTACGGTATTATATGAAATTGCCGAGCAGAGCAAAGTCGGAATTAGATTAGATTCAAAGAGTATACCGGTAGCAGATGGTGTAAAAGGTGTATGTGGCATGCTGGGGCTAGAACCACTATATCTTGCATGTGAAGGAAGACTTGTGGTTTTTGCTCCAAAAGAAATTGCTCCAAAACTTGTGGATACATTACATAAAGGTAAATATTCCAAAGATGCAGCCATCATTGGTGAGGTCACTTGTGATATGCCAGGACGTGTTATTGTAAAAACAGAAATTGGTGCTGAAACATTGTTGCCACCTCCAGGAGGAGAATTGCTTCCAAGAATATGTTAA
- the hypD gene encoding hydrogenase formation protein HypD, with protein MAENVKKTAKEIIESYDGPKIRIMEVCGTHTHEIFRLGIRNIIPENIELISGPGCPVCVTPVGFIDEAIMLALDHNATICTFGDLVRVPGSEMNLAGARSKGAKVQIVYSPIDAYEYARDHLDEQVVFLSVGFETTTPASCLAVKKAKGAELKNFALLTANKTMPGVYKTLKNSADAFLYPGHVHAITGTELCESLVNEGVSGVITGFTANEIMTALAVVITKLQEGESFFKNCYPRVVTYEGSKAAQTIVSEVMEDCDSEWRGLGIIKNSGLKLKEAYKEFDARDKFHLGKVEGRSNPACRCGDVLQGKCKPSDCKVFGKGCTPLHPVGACMVSNEGACSAYYQYGGKING; from the coding sequence ATGGCTGAGAACGTTAAAAAGACCGCAAAGGAAATTATTGAATCCTATGACGGACCAAAGATCCGTATTATGGAGGTTTGTGGAACTCATACCCATGAGATATTCAGACTTGGAATCAGAAATATAATACCAGAAAATATTGAACTCATATCAGGACCGGGATGTCCGGTTTGTGTTACACCCGTTGGCTTTATTGATGAAGCTATTATGCTGGCCCTTGACCATAATGCCACCATATGTACCTTTGGAGATTTAGTAAGAGTGCCTGGTTCAGAAATGAACCTTGCTGGAGCCAGATCAAAAGGCGCCAAAGTTCAAATAGTATATTCACCTATTGATGCTTATGAGTATGCTAGAGACCACCTTGATGAGCAGGTAGTATTCTTATCAGTAGGATTTGAGACAACCACACCTGCCAGCTGTCTGGCTGTAAAAAAGGCAAAAGGTGCAGAACTTAAAAATTTTGCATTACTTACGGCAAACAAAACCATGCCGGGAGTATACAAAACACTAAAAAATAGCGCAGATGCGTTTTTATATCCTGGCCATGTACATGCTATTACAGGTACGGAGTTATGTGAGTCTTTAGTTAACGAAGGTGTTAGTGGAGTAATAACAGGTTTTACTGCAAATGAAATCATGACAGCACTTGCTGTAGTAATCACAAAATTACAAGAAGGAGAAAGCTTTTTTAAAAACTGTTATCCGAGAGTTGTAACATATGAAGGTAGTAAAGCGGCTCAGACTATTGTATCTGAGGTTATGGAGGACTGCGATTCTGAATGGAGAGGTCTTGGCATTATCAAAAATTCAGGTCTTAAATTGAAAGAAGCTTATAAAGAGTTTGATGCCAGAGACAAATTTCATTTAGGAAAAGTAGAGGGAAGAAGTAATCCGGCTTGCCGATGTGGTGATGTTTTGCAAGGAAAATGCAAGCCGTCGGATTGCAAAGTATTTGGCAAAGGATGCACACCACTACATCCTGTTGGAGCCTGTATGGTATCTAATGAAGGAGCATGTTCAGCATATTATCAGTATGGAGGAAAAATAAATGGATAA
- a CDS encoding HypC/HybG/HupF family hydrogenase formation chaperone produces MCVGLPARVVKIKEGMALIDASGAKREVSAELIDELEPGDYVMVHAGIAISKITNDDQSETDKIMEEL; encoded by the coding sequence ATGTGTGTAGGTTTACCAGCAAGAGTTGTAAAGATTAAAGAAGGAATGGCTCTAATTGATGCCTCAGGAGCAAAAAGAGAGGTATCTGCAGAATTAATCGATGAATTGGAACCAGGCGATTACGTTATGGTTCATGCAGGAATTGCCATTTCAAAAATTACAAACGATGATCAGAGTGAAACAGATAAAATCATGGAGGAATTATAA
- the hypF gene encoding carbamoyltransferase HypF: MKDYKTLSIRVYGIVQGVGFRPTVSRHADKNHIRGSVCNKGPYVEIWAQGSESELEGFLYDLEHNPPKRSSILKIDVHKEEESEKFQDFEIIESEHVQGEIFVSPDIAICPECKRELFDKNNRRYLHPFINCTCCGPRLTILDSMPYDRVRTSMGEFPMCPECEYEYTHAETRRYDAQPVCCNECGPEVYLIGRGERGRTAITYTRQVIHDGGIAAIKGIGGFHLCCDATNQEAVERLRKLKTRPAKPFAVMMRDMETVERECEVTKVQKEVLDGHQKPIILLKRKQSKMVCDAVTPDNPKIGVMLPYAPVQLLIFTYDDDIVMPDCLVMTSGNTSGAPICRDDNDAITELSKMCDVILSHNRMIRIRADDSVMDFFEEKPYMIRRSRGYAPLPFMVSNGFKGEVLAVGGELKNTFCIGKNDLFYQSPYVGDMEDLRTVKALKESITRLETLLETTPTIVACDMHPKYNTTYMAQEIGIPVLQVQHHYAHILSCMAENDYSDPVIGVSFDGTGYGTDATIWGGELLQVTYDGFERLGSIKPFVQIGGDMSAKEGWRIAVSMIYSIYKDKEKAAEVVRQLKLCDEKNCDVQFMMADNKINSITSTSAGRLFDAVSAILNIRKQSSFEGEASTTLEFAAEAYEEKHADHNSGSKITDVDSIELSNLVYENSNGQLILATDVLVKKIIEETLAGKDAAMLAYFFHEKLSDMIAAGCIQASRNTGIKTIALSGGVYQNQLLLKMSLDRLRKLGFKILIHSLLPPNDGGIALGQAVAAMEHINKLKKGEENSYVCRFTSKSCKD; the protein is encoded by the coding sequence ATGAAAGATTATAAAACTTTATCTATTAGAGTCTATGGTATTGTGCAGGGAGTTGGATTTAGACCTACAGTAAGCCGGCATGCAGATAAAAATCATATACGGGGAAGTGTATGCAATAAAGGACCTTATGTGGAAATATGGGCTCAAGGTAGTGAAAGTGAATTAGAGGGTTTTTTGTACGATTTAGAACACAATCCTCCAAAGCGTTCATCAATATTAAAAATTGATGTGCATAAAGAGGAAGAGTCAGAAAAATTTCAGGACTTTGAAATTATTGAAAGTGAACATGTACAAGGTGAGATTTTTGTATCTCCTGATATTGCCATCTGTCCAGAGTGTAAAAGAGAACTTTTTGATAAGAATAACAGACGATATCTTCATCCCTTTATAAACTGTACGTGCTGCGGACCAAGACTTACTATTTTAGATTCCATGCCTTATGATCGTGTACGTACCAGCATGGGTGAATTTCCAATGTGTCCGGAGTGTGAATATGAATATACTCATGCAGAAACTCGAAGATATGATGCGCAGCCGGTATGCTGCAATGAATGCGGCCCGGAGGTTTACTTAATTGGAAGAGGCGAGCGGGGCAGGACTGCAATTACTTATACAAGACAAGTAATCCATGATGGAGGGATTGCAGCTATAAAGGGAATTGGAGGTTTCCATCTTTGCTGTGATGCCACAAATCAGGAAGCTGTAGAGAGGCTTAGAAAATTAAAGACAAGACCTGCAAAGCCCTTTGCAGTTATGATGCGGGACATGGAAACTGTAGAACGTGAATGTGAAGTTACAAAAGTTCAAAAAGAAGTACTGGATGGTCATCAGAAACCAATTATACTTCTGAAAAGAAAGCAAAGCAAAATGGTGTGTGATGCTGTGACACCTGATAATCCAAAGATTGGAGTTATGCTTCCCTATGCTCCTGTTCAACTTTTGATATTTACATATGATGATGATATAGTTATGCCGGATTGCCTGGTTATGACAAGTGGTAATACATCAGGTGCACCAATATGTAGAGATGACAATGATGCAATAACAGAATTATCAAAGATGTGTGATGTTATTTTATCACATAACAGAATGATTCGTATTCGTGCAGATGACTCGGTTATGGATTTCTTTGAAGAAAAACCTTATATGATAAGGCGTTCCAGAGGATATGCGCCGCTTCCGTTTATGGTTTCAAACGGATTTAAAGGGGAAGTACTGGCAGTTGGTGGTGAACTCAAGAATACTTTTTGTATAGGTAAAAATGATTTGTTTTATCAGTCTCCATATGTTGGTGACATGGAAGATTTGAGAACAGTAAAAGCATTGAAAGAGTCTATTACAAGATTGGAAACTTTACTTGAGACAACGCCAACAATTGTGGCATGTGACATGCATCCAAAGTATAATACTACTTACATGGCACAGGAAATTGGAATTCCCGTGCTGCAGGTTCAACATCATTATGCACATATTCTATCTTGTATGGCTGAAAATGATTATTCTGATCCAGTTATAGGCGTTTCATTTGATGGAACGGGATATGGAACAGATGCAACCATTTGGGGTGGAGAGCTATTGCAAGTTACTTATGATGGATTTGAAAGGCTTGGCAGCATAAAACCTTTTGTTCAGATTGGTGGTGACATGTCAGCTAAAGAGGGCTGGAGAATTGCGGTATCCATGATTTACAGTATATATAAAGATAAAGAAAAAGCAGCTGAAGTTGTAAGACAGCTTAAATTATGTGATGAGAAGAACTGCGATGTTCAGTTTATGATGGCTGACAACAAAATAAACAGCATAACATCTACAAGTGCAGGGCGTTTGTTTGATGCTGTAAGTGCTATTTTGAATATCAGAAAACAATCATCTTTTGAAGGGGAAGCTTCTACTACCCTTGAATTTGCAGCAGAGGCTTATGAAGAAAAACATGCAGACCATAATAGTGGCAGCAAAATTACTGATGTGGATAGTATTGAACTTTCAAATCTTGTTTATGAGAATTCAAATGGACAGCTAATTTTGGCAACAGATGTTTTAGTAAAGAAAATCATAGAGGAAACTTTAGCTGGGAAAGATGCAGCGATGCTTGCTTACTTTTTCCATGAAAAATTGTCAGATATGATTGCAGCTGGATGTATACAAGCTTCTAGAAACACTGGAATCAAAACCATAGCATTAAGTGGAGGAGTATATCAAAATCAGTTATTATTAAAAATGAGCCTAGACCGTTTGAGAAAACTTGGATTTAAAATTTTAATTCATAGTTTGCTGCCGCCAAATGATGGTGGAATAGCACTAGGTCAGGCAGTAGCAGCAATGGAACATATAAATAAATTGAAAAAAGGGGAGGAGAATAGCTATGTGTGTAGGTTTACCAGCAAGAGTTGTAAAGATTAA
- a CDS encoding nitrogenase component 1, whose amino-acid sequence MKGLRKYIPPFAPDQSGAASVLYKLGGIIVICDAGGCAGNVCGFDEPRWNAEKSAIFSAGLRDMDAILGRDDRLVAKLADAAKKVEAKFAAIIGTPVPSVIATDYKAIKKMSEKKLDVPVITIETTGMELYDIGAEKAYLKMFETFAKDGVTVDKESIGVIGTIPLDVSDLKAADKIEMTLKSEGFKNVYCYGMESDLSKVEAAGSVFKNIVVSPAGLKAAQYLKERFGTPYEIYYPLVGDMLQDEMKGQFKSFEGKKVLVIHQQVIANSIRDKINENVNSDITVASWFMLKDELKEAKDISLTEEDQFVELIEQGNYDVIVGDNILKRAIPNFKGRYVGTPHFAVSGKMCMI is encoded by the coding sequence ATGAAAGGATTAAGAAAATACATACCACCTTTTGCACCAGATCAGTCTGGTGCAGCATCTGTTCTTTATAAGCTTGGGGGAATTATAGTTATCTGTGATGCAGGGGGATGTGCTGGTAACGTATGTGGATTCGATGAGCCTAGATGGAATGCAGAAAAAAGCGCCATTTTCAGTGCTGGTCTTCGTGATATGGATGCTATACTGGGGCGTGATGACAGGCTTGTGGCAAAACTTGCAGATGCTGCTAAAAAAGTGGAAGCAAAATTTGCAGCAATTATCGGAACTCCGGTACCTTCAGTTATTGCTACTGATTACAAAGCAATAAAGAAAATGTCAGAAAAAAAACTTGATGTACCGGTCATTACCATAGAAACTACTGGTATGGAATTATATGATATAGGGGCTGAAAAGGCTTATCTTAAAATGTTTGAGACCTTTGCAAAAGATGGCGTCACAGTAGATAAAGAAAGCATTGGTGTAATTGGTACAATCCCACTTGATGTAAGTGATTTAAAGGCAGCAGATAAAATAGAAATGACACTAAAATCTGAGGGTTTCAAAAATGTTTACTGCTATGGTATGGAATCGGATTTGTCAAAGGTAGAGGCTGCAGGGAGTGTATTTAAAAATATAGTAGTATCACCTGCTGGATTAAAGGCTGCACAGTATTTAAAAGAGAGATTTGGAACACCTTATGAAATTTATTATCCGCTGGTAGGAGATATGTTACAGGATGAGATGAAAGGACAGTTTAAAAGTTTTGAGGGTAAAAAAGTTTTAGTAATACATCAGCAGGTTATAGCAAATTCTATCAGAGATAAAATAAATGAAAATGTGAATTCAGACATAACAGTTGCTTCATGGTTTATGTTAAAGGACGAGCTTAAAGAAGCAAAAGATATTTCTCTTACAGAAGAGGACCAGTTTGTAGAACTTATAGAACAAGGAAATTACGATGTAATTGTAGGTGATAATATATTGAAACGTGCAATACCTAACTTCAAGGGAAGGTATGTGGGCACACCACATTTTGCAGTTTCAGGAAAGATGTGTATGATATGA